One window from the genome of Rufibacter tibetensis encodes:
- a CDS encoding anthranilate synthase component I family protein, protein MLQLTLPFTSLPVSVSQWKQQAVAWAAANHEVIAYYDSNSIPYRHGAFQNMLGVRHQPNGEGITTWLKLHQALDESRKLPLFGYLTYDLKNGLEKLHSNHPDHIGFPELFFFFPESWLVWSEDAVTIHSSVEDPAAIANTIGETKLRSSFSKNTIKTAARETKEEYLRSVEMLRRHILEGDVYEVNYCQEFYAEGVQLEPTSLFWKLNQTSPTPFAGFLKVEDCYLLCASPERFLKKENNLLISQPIKGTIRRGKTEAEDQHQRQLLATSEKEQAENMMIVDLVRNDLNRVASTGTVQVEELFGLYGFQYVWQMISTVTGVVPESLNPVEVLKATFPMGSMTGAPKIRALELIEQYEKTKRGLYSGSFGYFLPNGDFDFNVVIRSLQYKAQSGYLSFEVGSAITYDSDPEEEYQECLLKAAAIRSVLENI, encoded by the coding sequence ATGCTCCAGCTCACTTTGCCTTTCACTTCTCTACCGGTTTCTGTTTCCCAATGGAAACAACAAGCGGTAGCATGGGCAGCAGCGAACCATGAAGTGATAGCGTACTATGACTCTAATTCTATTCCTTACCGACATGGTGCGTTCCAAAATATGTTGGGTGTGCGTCACCAGCCCAATGGGGAAGGTATCACTACCTGGCTGAAGCTCCATCAGGCTTTGGATGAAAGTAGAAAGCTACCCTTGTTCGGGTACTTAACCTATGATTTAAAAAACGGACTGGAGAAACTTCATAGTAACCATCCTGACCATATAGGTTTTCCAGAGCTTTTCTTTTTCTTTCCAGAGAGCTGGTTGGTTTGGTCAGAAGATGCAGTTACTATCCATTCTTCCGTTGAAGATCCGGCGGCAATTGCCAATACTATTGGTGAAACAAAGCTTAGGAGCTCTTTTTCCAAAAACACCATCAAAACAGCGGCCCGTGAAACAAAAGAAGAGTACTTGCGCTCAGTGGAAATGCTACGGCGGCACATTTTGGAGGGTGACGTTTACGAAGTAAATTATTGCCAGGAGTTTTATGCTGAAGGAGTCCAGCTTGAACCCACATCCCTCTTCTGGAAACTCAATCAAACCTCTCCTACTCCCTTTGCTGGTTTTCTTAAGGTAGAAGATTGTTACCTTCTGTGTGCCAGCCCCGAAAGGTTTCTAAAAAAAGAAAACAACCTACTCATCTCGCAGCCAATCAAAGGCACCATCAGGCGAGGGAAAACGGAGGCAGAGGACCAGCACCAACGTCAGCTTTTAGCCACAAGCGAAAAAGAGCAGGCCGAGAACATGATGATTGTTGACCTCGTCCGGAACGACTTAAACCGGGTAGCCTCCACAGGTACGGTTCAGGTAGAAGAACTATTTGGGTTGTATGGTTTCCAGTATGTCTGGCAAATGATCTCTACTGTCACGGGTGTTGTCCCTGAATCACTTAACCCGGTGGAGGTATTAAAAGCCACCTTCCCGATGGGCAGCATGACGGGTGCACCTAAAATCAGAGCCTTGGAACTGATAGAGCAGTATGAGAAAACAAAACGCGGCCTTTACTCCGGCTCGTTCGGGTACTTTCTTCCTAACGGTGACTTCGATTTCAATGTGGTAATCCGGAGTTTACAGTACAAAGCCCAAAGCGGCTACCTTTCCTTTGAGGTAGGCAGTGCCATTACCTATGACTCAGATCCCGAGGAGGAATACCAGGAGTGCCTCTTGAAAGCAGCAGCGATCAGAAGTGTACTGGAAAATATTTAA
- a CDS encoding zinc ribbon domain-containing protein, with amino-acid sequence MESTVASKLDALLRLQSLDSQLDQILQVRGDLPEEVRDLEDEIAGYQVRVSKFDEEIAELQQSIANRKQAIKDSEKLIKKYEEQQENVRNNREFDAITKEVELQKLEIQINEKKIREANFQIEQKNQDIQETKNRLEERQKDLNTKNSELQVMVNESEADERKLNEEKEEAIKQIEERLLFAYNRIRKNVRNGLAVVTVKRDACGGCFNTVPPQRQSDIASKKKITVCEHCGRILADVEQKVIV; translated from the coding sequence ATGGAAAGTACTGTAGCAAGCAAGTTAGATGCACTTCTAAGACTTCAGAGCTTAGATTCTCAATTAGACCAAATTCTACAAGTTAGAGGCGACCTTCCGGAAGAGGTTCGTGACCTGGAAGATGAGATTGCCGGCTACCAAGTACGCGTGAGCAAATTTGATGAGGAAATTGCTGAACTGCAGCAATCTATTGCGAACCGCAAGCAGGCCATCAAAGACTCTGAGAAACTGATTAAGAAATACGAAGAGCAACAAGAGAACGTCCGCAACAACCGCGAGTTTGACGCGATCACCAAAGAAGTTGAGCTTCAGAAACTGGAAATCCAGATCAATGAGAAGAAAATCCGTGAGGCCAACTTCCAGATTGAGCAGAAAAACCAGGATATCCAGGAAACCAAAAACCGTTTAGAGGAGCGCCAGAAAGACCTGAACACGAAGAACAGTGAACTTCAGGTAATGGTGAACGAAAGTGAGGCTGACGAGCGCAAGCTGAACGAAGAAAAAGAAGAAGCTATCAAACAAATTGAAGAACGCCTTCTTTTTGCCTACAACCGTATCCGTAAGAACGTACGCAACGGCCTGGCCGTGGTAACGGTAAAGCGTGATGCCTGTGGCGGATGCTTTAACACTGTTCCCCCACAACGTCAATCAGACATTGCCTCTAAGAAAAAAATTACTGTATGTGAGCACTGCGGACGTATTCTGGCAGATGTGGAGCAAAAAGTAATTGTGTAG
- a CDS encoding Nif3-like dinuclear metal center hexameric protein yields the protein MTKIKEVVQVLERYAPPAYQESYDNALLQVGDPEATVTGVLVTLDCTLEVVQEAVDKGCNLIVAHHPVIFKPLKSMTGKTLVERIILKALQHQVAIFACHTNLDHVHNGVNKKLCEKLGLVKTKILAPKTQLLTKLETYVPIEDTEKVLAAIHEAGAGQIGDYSDCSFRITGTGRFTPSQKANPHIGEPCKTEETIENKIEVVFPSFKQAQIMRALLKAHPYEEVAHFLVALQNENQEVGAGMVGELEDPLSGEQFAQHVKEKLQINTFRHTDWPITHIKKVAVCGGAGSFLTRQAKAAGAQVFLTADLKYHEFFEANEHMALVDVGHYESEVYTKELFYEILTKSFSNFAVELAFCNTNPVRHS from the coding sequence ATGACAAAGATAAAAGAAGTGGTACAGGTGTTGGAACGGTATGCCCCGCCCGCCTACCAGGAATCTTATGACAACGCCTTGCTCCAGGTGGGCGATCCCGAAGCCACCGTCACCGGAGTATTGGTCACCCTAGATTGCACGCTGGAAGTAGTGCAGGAAGCAGTAGACAAAGGCTGCAATCTCATTGTGGCGCACCACCCGGTTATTTTCAAACCCCTGAAAAGCATGACCGGCAAAACCCTGGTGGAGCGCATTATCCTGAAGGCGCTGCAACACCAGGTAGCCATTTTCGCCTGCCACACAAACCTGGACCACGTGCACAACGGGGTCAATAAGAAACTCTGTGAAAAACTGGGTTTGGTAAAAACAAAGATCCTGGCCCCTAAAACTCAGCTTCTCACTAAGTTGGAAACCTACGTTCCCATTGAAGACACGGAGAAGGTACTAGCTGCTATTCACGAAGCTGGCGCGGGCCAAATAGGCGATTACTCAGACTGTAGTTTCAGAATCACTGGTACCGGCCGGTTTACCCCCTCCCAAAAGGCAAACCCCCATATTGGCGAACCCTGCAAAACGGAGGAAACTATTGAGAACAAGATAGAGGTAGTATTCCCCTCCTTTAAGCAGGCACAAATCATGCGGGCTTTGCTGAAGGCGCACCCCTATGAGGAAGTGGCCCATTTTCTTGTGGCGCTACAAAACGAGAACCAGGAGGTAGGCGCCGGCATGGTGGGTGAACTCGAAGACCCCCTTTCTGGAGAGCAGTTCGCCCAGCACGTAAAGGAAAAGCTTCAAATCAACACCTTCCGGCATACTGACTGGCCTATCACTCACATCAAAAAAGTTGCTGTTTGTGGCGGTGCCGGAAGTTTTCTCACCCGGCAAGCCAAGGCCGCTGGAGCACAGGTGTTTTTAACGGCAGACTTGAAGTACCATGAATTTTTTGAGGCCAACGAGCACATGGCACTGGTAGACGTAGGCCACTACGAAAGTGAAGTTTACACGAAGGAGCTTTTTTATGAAATACTTACAAAAAGTTTTTCTAATTTTGCAGTCGAATTGGCATTTTGTAACACCAATCCAGTTAGACACAGCTAA